From the Anabas testudineus chromosome 23, fAnaTes1.2, whole genome shotgun sequence genome, one window contains:
- the LOC113163728 gene encoding sodium- and chloride-dependent GABA transporter 2-like: MTAETTREEPERNSGTDKDAPEEQVQSREKWANKMEFLLSMAGEIIGLGNVWRFPYLCFKNGGGVFFIPYFVFLFFCGIPVFFLEAALGQYTSQGGVTAWRKICPMFEGVGIASQVIVIYLNIYYIVVLAWAIFYLFYSFRNPLPWSTCDNSWNTELCHSRVSTFANPHLFRSNSSWSFLHNISSPDYFENITFNNETDPFLLKSPEEEFWINRVLRLSDDLSLGKVHWDLALCLLLAWVICYFCIWKGIKSTGKVVYFTATFPYLMLFILFIRGVTLPGAADGLKYYLTPDFSKITEPDVWRDAGTQVFFSYAVCQGVLTALASYNQYNNNCYRDCVALCCLNSATSIFAGFAVFSVLGFMAQDLGISMDEVAASGPGLAFIAYPKALSLLPWSSFWAVLFFLMVIFLGLDSQFVCVESLSTAITDLFPRQLRRPGAREILVLVIAVVCFLLGLPLISEGGIVLFQLVDTYGPSGTSLLIIACFETIVIAWVYGVDRFYDNIEDMIGYPPFTLLKYCWLFVTPLICIITMLYDLAQTRPLVVHGHVLGTWGTTLGTLLIITPLICIPAFVLVSLYRNPKKMTTPSSDLRQAQPHKPVLTLCNRIIFKAQGPPIRNVDECNEKMMMEEHGGV; the protein is encoded by the exons ATGACTGCAGAAACAACCAGAGAGGAGCCTGAGAGAAACTCCGGGACAGATAAAGACGCGCCTGAGGAACAGGTTCAGTCAAGAGAGAAATGGGCCAACAAAATGGAATTCCTACTCTCCATGGCTGGAGAAATCATTGGCCTGGGAAACGTTTGGCGTTTTCCATATCTGTGCTTCAAGAACGGAGGAG GTGTTTTCTTCATTCCTTACTTCGTGTTCCTCTTCTTTTGTGGCATCCCCGTGTTCTTCCTGGAGGCGGCTTTGGGCCAGTACACCAGCCAGGGCGGGGTTACCGCCTGGAGGAAGATATGCCCCATGTTTGAGG GAGTGGGAATTGCTTCCCAAGTGATTGTGATCTATTTAAACATCTACTACATCGTGGTGTTGGCCTGGGCTATCTTCTACCTATTTTACTCCTTCAGAAATCCCTTGCCCTGGTCCACATGTGACAACAGTTGGAACACTG AGTTATGTCACAGTCGCGTAAGCACGTTCGCCAACCCCCATTTGTTTCGATCTAACTCCAGCTGGTCATTTCTGCACAACATCAGCTCACCTGACTACTTTGAGAACATTACGTTCAA caaTGAAACTGACCCGTTCCTGTTGAAGTCCCCGGAAGAGGAGTTCTGGat TAACCGTGTGTTGAGATTGTCAGACGACTTGTCTCTGGGAAAGGTGCACTGGGACCTGGCTCTGTGCCTCCTGCTTGCTTGGGTTATATGTTATTTCTGCATCTGGAAGGGCATCAAATCCACAGGAAAG GTGGTGTACTTCACTGCGACATTCCCCTACCTGAtgctgttcatcctcttcatccgTGGAGTGACACTCCCAGGAGCTGCAGACGGCCTGAAATATTACCTCACTCCGGATTTCAGCAAGATTACTGAGCCAGAT GTATGGCGTGATGCAGGGACTCAGGTGTTCTTCTCCTACGCTGTGTGTCAGGGGGTTCTGACGGCTCTAGCAAGCTACAACCAGTACAACAACAACTGCTACAG GGATTGTGTGGCACTGTGCTGTCTGAACAGTGCCACAAGTATCTTTGCTGGTTTCGCTGTGTTCTCCGTGCTGGGATTCATGGCTCAGGACCTCGGCATATCAATGGATGAAGTTGCTGCTAGTG GTCCTGGACTGGCCTTCATAGCCTACCCTAAAGCTTTGTCGTTGCTTCCTTGGTCATCTTTCTGGGCTGTGCTCTTCTTCCTCATGGTCATCTTCCTGGGCCTAGACAGTCAG tttgtgtgtgtagagagcCTGAGCACAGCCATCACAGACCTGTTCCCACGTCAGCTGAGGAGGCCCGGTGCCAGAGAGATACTGGTCCTGGTGATCGCTGTCGTCTGCTTCCTACTGGGGCTGCCACTCATCTCTGAG GGAGGCATCGTCCTTTTCCAACTGGTTGACACCTATGGTCCCAGTGGAACCAGTCTCCTCATCATTGCCTGTTTTGAGACCATTGTTATTGCCTGGGTGTATG GTGTGGATCGTTTCTATGACAACATCGAAGACATGATCGGGTACCCCCCGTTTACTCTGCTCAAGTACTGCTGGTTGTTCGTCACTCCACTGATCTGCATA ATCACTATGTTGTATGACCTGGCGCAAACACGTCCTCTTGTGGTGCATGGACACGTACTAGGAACCTGGGGCACCACACTGGGAACTCTACTTATCATCACTCCACTTATATGCATTCCAGCATTTGTTCTGGTATCACTGTATAGG AATCCCAAAAAGATGACAACACCATCCAGTGACCTGCGTCAAGCTCAACCACATAAGCCAGTGCTCACGCTGTGTAATCGAATCATCTTCAAGGCTCAAGGGCCACCAATTAGGAACGTGGACGAGTGTAATGagaagatgatgatggaggaacACGGCGGAGTTTGA
- the LOC113164812 gene encoding protein mono-ADP-ribosyltransferase PARP11, with amino-acid sequence MRHLYPDKDREPVRARLKTDLAMLAIRSSEEESTEIEEMDTSEPNWCWFYLAECGVWHMFEIDPSAACSVTSAQIEQCYNRNQRGVMEFYTAKYTYRLDFSVMRQINVTTGKQRPIKRSLHSATGFRFICDNLALPVPCHWERINTDEPYQLIQLGRDTYEFKEVARLYERTMDHPIKSIQRIQNLDLWEFFCRKKTQLRKVKRTLDIEERMLFHGTGHSNIQAICTFNFDWRLTGSHGDVYGKGSYFARDAKYSSKFCHTTGKHNTTLQRHGLAPPIFASEPPYKTMFLARVLVGEYTVGHPMYCRPPSKDASFTNFYDSCVDDMANPKIYVVFDSNQIYPEYLIEFY; translated from the exons ATGAGGCATTTATACCCCGATAAGGACAGGGAGCCGGTTAGAGCCAGGCTGAAGACTG ATTTAGCCATGCTAGCCATTAGGTCTTCAGAGGAGGAGTCCACTGAGATTGAGGAGATGGACACCTCAGAGCCCAACTGGTGCTGGTTCTACCTGGCTGAGTGTGGAGTGTGGCATATGTTTGAG attgATCCCAGTGCAGCCTGTTCTGTGACCAGTGCACAGATCGAGCAGTGCTACAACAGAAACCAACGCGGTGTCATGGAATTCTACACGGCCAAGTATACATACAGACTGGACTTCTCAG TTATGCGACAGATCAACGTCACAACAGGGAAGCAACGGCCAATCAAACGCTCCCTCCACTCTGCAACTGGCTTCAG GTTTATTTGTGATAATCTTGCCTTGCCTGTTCCCTGTCACTGGGAGAGAATCAATACAGATGAGCCTTATCAG CTAATCCAGCTCGGCAGAGACACGTATGAGTTTAAAGAAGTGGCCAGACTGTATGAAAGGACTATGGATCATCCAATCAAATCTATCCAGAGGATTCAGAACCTGGACTTATGGGAGTTCTTCTGCAG gaagaaaacacagttgCGAAAAGTCAAGCGCACACTGGATATTGAGGAGCGAATGCTGTTTCATGGCACAGGACACAGCAACATACAAGCTATATGTACATTTAACTTTGACTGGCGGCTGACAGGAAGCCATGGCGATGTCTATGGCAAAG GGAGCTACTTTGCCCGGGATGCCAAATACTCCAGTAAATTCTGTCACACCACGGGGAAGCACAACACTACCCTGCAGAGACATGGACTCGCACCGCCAATATTTGCTAGTGAGCCACCTTATAAGACCATGTTCCTGGCCAGAGTGCTTGTTGGAGAATACACAGTCGGTCATCCCATGTACTGCAGACCACCCTCCAAGGATGCCAGCTTCACCAACTTTTATGACAGTTGCGTGGATGATATGGCCAATCCAAAGATCTACGTAGTTTTTGACAGCAATCAGATTTACCCAGAGTATCTGATTGAGTTCTACTGA